Proteins co-encoded in one Microbacterium hydrocarbonoxydans genomic window:
- a CDS encoding MaoC family dehydratase: MSIVAAHPSALPDTVGRRATGEWFAVEQERIQAFADATEDWQWIHLDAERAASGPFGATIAHGYLTLSLLPRLTAGLLDVDGAAMVVNYGLDRVRFLQPVTAGSRIRGVTEITSAEGTAQGWRVGMTTTVEIEGSERPALVAESVALFIPE; the protein is encoded by the coding sequence ATGAGCATCGTCGCCGCGCATCCGTCCGCTCTGCCTGACACAGTGGGCCGACGCGCCACAGGCGAGTGGTTCGCCGTCGAGCAGGAGCGCATCCAGGCGTTCGCCGATGCGACGGAGGACTGGCAGTGGATCCACCTCGACGCCGAGCGCGCAGCATCCGGCCCTTTCGGCGCGACGATCGCGCACGGCTACCTCACCCTCTCGCTGCTGCCGCGCCTCACTGCAGGGCTGCTCGACGTCGACGGCGCCGCGATGGTGGTGAACTACGGCCTCGACAGGGTGCGCTTCCTCCAGCCGGTGACGGCCGGCTCCCGCATCCGCGGCGTCACCGAGATCACCTCGGCCGAGGGCACTGCCCAGGGCTGGCGGGTGGGCATGACCACGACAGTCGAGATCGAGGGCTCCGAGCGGCCCGCGCTCGTGGCCGAGAGCGTCGCTCTCTTCATCCCGGAGTAG
- a CDS encoding NUDIX hydrolase, translating into MDMRVAAYAVVTDDDGRILLVRWTEGRRVAWTMPGGGLEAGEAPEDAVRRELREETGYTVKVGELLGIHSRVIPAGQRVNKSDEPLHTLRIVYRAVVSGGKLRFETDGSTDMAGWFSLKSVSELQRVKLVDIALKMAGIL; encoded by the coding sequence ATGGATATGCGGGTCGCGGCATACGCGGTCGTCACCGATGACGACGGTCGCATTCTGCTGGTACGTTGGACCGAGGGGCGACGGGTCGCGTGGACGATGCCGGGCGGGGGACTTGAAGCCGGCGAGGCGCCCGAAGACGCCGTGCGGCGCGAGCTCCGCGAAGAGACCGGATACACCGTGAAGGTCGGCGAGCTTCTCGGCATCCACTCTCGGGTGATCCCCGCCGGTCAGCGCGTCAACAAGTCCGACGAGCCCCTGCACACGCTGCGCATCGTGTATCGGGCGGTCGTGAGCGGAGGGAAGCTGCGTTTCGAGACCGATGGATCCACCGACATGGCGGGATGGTTCAGCCTGAAGTCCGTCTCCGAACTGCAGAGAGTGAAGCTCGTCGACATCGCCCTGAAGATGGCCGGCATCCTCTGA
- a CDS encoding YbaK/EbsC family protein translates to MEIRERPAARTLAEAAELLGILPSGIVKTLVVKRSDDTYLFALVPGGRSISWPKLRALVGVNKLRLPEPELALAATGYERGTIVPIGSTTEWPVYADESIVGQRIAMGAGAHGYSLFVEADDLISAYGATVADISVPEEPRD, encoded by the coding sequence ATCGAGATCCGCGAGCGGCCCGCCGCGCGCACTCTGGCGGAGGCGGCCGAGCTGCTGGGCATCCTGCCCTCGGGAATCGTGAAGACCCTCGTCGTCAAGCGCTCGGACGACACCTATCTCTTCGCGCTCGTGCCGGGCGGTCGGTCGATCTCGTGGCCGAAGCTGCGTGCGCTCGTCGGGGTCAACAAGCTCCGCCTTCCCGAGCCCGAGCTCGCTCTCGCCGCCACAGGATACGAGCGTGGGACGATCGTCCCCATCGGCAGCACCACCGAGTGGCCCGTCTACGCCGATGAGTCGATCGTCGGTCAGCGGATCGCCATGGGCGCGGGAGCGCACGGGTACAGCCTGTTCGTCGAGGCCGACGACCTGATCTCCGCCTACGGGGCGACGGTCGCCGACATCTCGGTGCCCGAAGAGCCTCGCGACTGA
- a CDS encoding rhomboid family intramembrane serine protease: MTTPEFADNRDNFCYRHPDRQSFVLCQRCLRTICPECQTQAAVGVICPECMAAERKNRTPAQKRAERRWRSRPAMAPSGGGKPVVTYGLLLITSIIGLLQMVPGMGNAITQQLLFAAAYLYPDLSLYPFEPWRLLTAVFVHGGFIHLALNMLALWMLGQNLEPMLGRVRYLALYLISGIGGSVAVALIAPGTATVGASGAIFGLMAALLIIGRHLGANVTGILVILGINFVIGFFIGGIAWQAHLGGAIVGALVAFILTRTRRRDQRTLQIVLLSAVVVALLVIVAFVPPLLITSVYA, from the coding sequence ATGACCACGCCTGAGTTCGCAGACAACCGCGACAACTTCTGCTATCGGCATCCGGATCGGCAGAGCTTCGTGCTCTGCCAGCGGTGCCTGCGCACCATCTGCCCCGAATGCCAGACGCAGGCAGCCGTGGGGGTCATCTGCCCCGAGTGCATGGCTGCGGAGCGCAAGAACCGCACCCCCGCCCAGAAGCGCGCCGAGCGCCGTTGGCGCAGCCGCCCCGCGATGGCGCCTTCGGGTGGCGGCAAGCCCGTCGTCACCTACGGTCTGCTGCTGATCACCTCGATCATCGGTCTGCTGCAGATGGTGCCCGGCATGGGCAACGCCATCACGCAGCAGCTGCTCTTCGCTGCGGCATACCTCTATCCCGACCTCTCGCTGTACCCGTTCGAGCCCTGGAGGCTGCTGACCGCCGTGTTCGTGCACGGGGGGTTCATCCATCTCGCGCTGAACATGCTGGCGCTGTGGATGCTGGGACAGAACCTCGAACCGATGCTGGGCCGCGTCCGCTATCTCGCGCTGTATCTGATCAGCGGTATCGGCGGCTCCGTGGCCGTCGCGCTCATCGCGCCCGGCACCGCCACGGTCGGCGCCTCGGGAGCGATCTTCGGCCTCATGGCCGCGCTGCTCATCATCGGACGCCACCTGGGGGCGAACGTCACCGGGATCCTCGTGATCCTCGGCATCAACTTCGTGATCGGGTTCTTCATCGGCGGCATCGCCTGGCAGGCGCACCTCGGCGGTGCGATCGTGGGCGCACTGGTCGCCTTCATCCTGACCAGAACCCGTCGACGAGACCAGCGCACGCTGCAGATCGTGCTGCTCTCGGCGGTCGTCGTGGCGCTTCTCGTGATCGTCGCCTTCGTGCCCCCGCTGCTCATCACCTCGGTTTACGCCTGA
- a CDS encoding class E sortase, translated as MTASVVSGERRVRHRRPRSRATFTSVLGELLLTAGVVVLLFVAWQMWIGDIIISAQKNDEGAQMSQQLAEAPPPEPPPLVEADDGTTYYEPVIPAPPADAQWFAQMHVPRFGSEYNVGVYGGTSRARTLDDLGIGVYTDSKMPGEVGNFAMAGHRTTWGKPFNQLDKLQLGDAIVVETPDGWFTYRFRTLEYVKPSQTEVLLDVPQMPGVETGERYITLTACSPLYSLAERIVAYGVFESFQPRAEGPPAALTDPPPPPAAPSI; from the coding sequence ATGACTGCATCCGTCGTCTCGGGGGAGCGACGCGTACGGCACCGCCGCCCTCGATCGCGCGCCACATTCACGAGCGTCCTCGGCGAACTCCTGCTCACCGCGGGAGTCGTCGTGCTGCTTTTCGTCGCCTGGCAGATGTGGATCGGCGACATCATCATCAGCGCGCAGAAGAACGACGAGGGCGCCCAGATGTCGCAGCAGCTGGCCGAGGCGCCACCGCCCGAGCCTCCTCCTCTGGTCGAGGCGGATGACGGCACGACCTACTACGAGCCGGTGATCCCCGCGCCCCCCGCAGACGCGCAGTGGTTCGCCCAGATGCACGTGCCGCGTTTCGGCTCGGAGTACAACGTCGGCGTCTACGGAGGCACCAGCCGCGCTCGGACGCTCGACGACCTCGGCATCGGCGTCTACACCGATTCGAAGATGCCGGGAGAGGTCGGCAACTTCGCCATGGCCGGGCATCGCACCACGTGGGGCAAGCCCTTCAATCAGCTCGACAAGCTGCAGCTGGGCGACGCGATCGTCGTCGAGACGCCCGACGGATGGTTCACGTACCGGTTCCGCACGCTGGAGTACGTCAAGCCCTCGCAGACCGAGGTCTTGCTCGATGTGCCCCAGATGCCCGGCGTCGAGACGGGCGAGCGATACATCACGCTGACCGCGTGCTCTCCTCTGTATTCGCTCGCAGAGCGCATCGTCGCCTACGGCGTCTTCGAGAGCTTCCAGCCCCGCGCCGAAGGACCCCCTGCGGCGCTCACCGACCCGCCGCCTCCGCCGGCCGCGCCGTCGATCTAG
- a CDS encoding SDR family oxidoreductase has product MTRTAIVTGAARGIGAATAIRLAADGHAVAVLDLDAASCADTVAAIRNAGGRALAVGADVSDADGVRAAVDQVASDLGAPTILVNNAGIIRDNLLFKMTEDDWDSVLSVHLRGAFLMSRAVQKHQVDAGWGRIVNLSSTSALGNRGQANYSAAKAGMQGFTKTLAFELGRYGVTANAIAPGFIVTDMTRATAARIGVGFDEFVAHAASEIPVGRAGEPADIAAAASFFVSDAAGFVSGQVLYVAGGPTS; this is encoded by the coding sequence ATGACCCGAACCGCCATCGTCACCGGCGCCGCCCGCGGCATCGGAGCCGCGACCGCCATCCGCCTCGCCGCAGACGGTCACGCCGTGGCCGTGCTCGACCTCGACGCCGCTTCGTGCGCAGACACGGTCGCCGCCATCCGGAACGCCGGGGGCCGCGCGCTCGCCGTCGGAGCCGATGTGTCTGATGCCGACGGTGTGCGGGCAGCGGTCGACCAGGTGGCGTCCGACCTCGGTGCGCCGACGATCCTGGTGAACAACGCCGGGATCATCCGCGACAACCTGCTGTTCAAGATGACCGAGGACGATTGGGACTCGGTGCTCTCGGTGCATCTGCGCGGCGCGTTCCTGATGAGCCGGGCGGTTCAGAAGCATCAGGTCGATGCGGGCTGGGGGCGCATCGTGAACCTCTCGAGCACCTCGGCGCTCGGCAACAGGGGGCAGGCGAACTACTCGGCCGCCAAGGCCGGGATGCAGGGGTTCACCAAGACCCTCGCGTTCGAGCTGGGTCGCTACGGCGTGACCGCGAACGCGATCGCCCCCGGATTCATCGTGACCGACATGACCCGCGCCACGGCAGCGCGGATCGGCGTCGGGTTCGACGAGTTCGTCGCGCATGCGGCCTCGGAGATCCCGGTGGGCAGGGCGGGGGAGCCCGCCGACATCGCTGCGGCCGCGTCGTTCTTCGTCTCGGACGCAGCGGGCTTCGTCTCGGGCCAGGTGCTGTACGTGGCGGGGGGGCCGACCTCATGA
- a CDS encoding cell division protein CrgA, with the protein MARERKIEEPDVPRSEGDTAPNAVWFKPVMVGFMLLGLAWILVFYISGMQFPIPGLGNWNLGIGLGIALIGFLMTTRWR; encoded by the coding sequence ATGGCACGTGAGCGCAAGATCGAAGAACCGGACGTACCCCGCAGCGAAGGCGACACCGCCCCCAACGCGGTGTGGTTCAAGCCGGTGATGGTCGGCTTCATGCTGCTCGGTCTCGCGTGGATCCTCGTGTTCTACATCTCCGGCATGCAGTTCCCGATCCCGGGTCTCGGCAACTGGAATCTCGGAATCGGCCTGGGCATCGCCCTCATCGGCTTCCTGATGACCACCCGCTGGCGCTGA
- a CDS encoding acetyl-CoA C-acetyltransferase, whose amino-acid sequence MPEAYIVATARSPIGRAGKGSLVSLRGDDLAARMVQAALDKVPTLDPARIDDLMLGTGQPAGEQGFNIARIVSVLLGLDGVPGTTVNRYCSSSLQTTRMAFHAIRAGEGDVFVSAGVEMVSRYARGAADLSPGNTIENPVFAEAGAATAARTEGGAPTWIDPRISGRLPDPYIAMGQTAENVAQLRGITRDEQDAFAARSQQRAEAAIASGFWARDITAVTLSDGTVVAADDGPRAGVTIESLSGLQPVFRPDGTVTAGNCCPLNDGAAAVVVVSDRIVDELGLQPLARIVSTGVSGLSPEIMGLGPVDSSRRALARAGLGIDDIDLVEINEAFAAQVIPSARELGIDEGRLNVHGGAIAVGHPFGMTGARLTSTLINGLTDTGGRYGLETMCVGGGQGMAMVIERV is encoded by the coding sequence ATGCCCGAGGCGTACATCGTCGCCACCGCCCGCTCCCCCATCGGCCGCGCAGGGAAGGGGTCGCTCGTCTCCCTGCGCGGTGACGACCTGGCCGCCCGCATGGTGCAGGCCGCGCTCGACAAGGTGCCGACACTCGATCCCGCGCGCATCGACGACCTGATGCTCGGCACCGGACAGCCTGCCGGAGAGCAGGGGTTCAACATCGCCAGGATCGTGTCTGTGCTGCTGGGGCTCGATGGCGTGCCCGGCACGACCGTCAACCGCTACTGCTCGTCGTCGCTGCAGACGACGCGCATGGCGTTCCACGCGATCAGAGCGGGCGAGGGCGATGTCTTCGTCTCCGCCGGTGTCGAGATGGTCAGCCGGTATGCGCGGGGGGCGGCGGACCTGTCGCCCGGGAACACGATCGAGAACCCGGTGTTCGCCGAGGCCGGCGCCGCCACCGCGGCACGCACCGAGGGCGGTGCCCCGACCTGGATCGATCCGCGGATCTCAGGCCGCCTTCCCGACCCCTACATCGCGATGGGGCAGACCGCGGAGAACGTCGCGCAGCTGCGCGGCATCACCCGCGATGAGCAGGATGCTTTCGCGGCGCGGTCGCAGCAGCGCGCAGAGGCAGCGATCGCGTCGGGCTTCTGGGCGCGCGACATCACTGCGGTGACTCTCTCCGACGGCACGGTCGTCGCCGCCGACGACGGACCCCGCGCCGGAGTCACGATCGAGTCGCTGAGCGGACTGCAGCCGGTCTTCCGACCCGACGGAACCGTCACGGCCGGCAACTGCTGTCCGCTCAACGATGGGGCGGCCGCCGTCGTGGTCGTCTCGGACCGCATCGTCGACGAGCTGGGACTCCAGCCACTCGCGCGGATCGTCTCGACCGGCGTGAGCGGACTGTCGCCCGAGATCATGGGCCTGGGTCCGGTCGACTCGTCGCGCCGTGCCCTTGCCAGAGCGGGCCTCGGCATCGACGACATCGACCTGGTCGAGATCAACGAGGCCTTCGCCGCCCAGGTGATCCCGTCGGCGCGCGAGCTCGGCATCGATGAGGGGCGGCTGAACGTGCACGGCGGCGCGATCGCGGTCGGGCACCCGTTCGGCATGACCGGCGCACGCCTCACCTCGACGCTGATCAACGGCCTCACCGACACCGGCGGCCGCTATGGTCTCGAGACGATGTGCGTGGGCGGCGGCCAGGGCATGGCCATGGTGATCGAGCGCGTCTGA
- a CDS encoding alcohol dehydrogenase catalytic domain-containing protein, with translation MRIDGAVLEHSGAEAPFARSEPFFIGELELDPPGPGELLVRIEVAGVCHSDLSVVDGSRPRPLPMLLGHEAAGIVEQIGTDVTDISVGTRVVMTFLPRCGECDGCRADGRLPCSVGSAANAAGTLVGGGMRLHRSEKEPVVHHHLGVSAFATHAVVSRTSVVAVDDDVPAEIAALLGCAVLTGGGAVLNAGRPAPGERVIVVGLGGVGMAALLVGIALGHEVIGVDAVPAKLETARQLGAAVAVSPADAVAEGLTAPVVIEAAGAARAFETALALTSPGGTTVTVGLPAPDARASISPLQLTAEARTIIGSYLGSAVPERDIPRYVDLWRTGRLPLERLVSSRTTLDRLPEAMDRLATGAELRQLIIF, from the coding sequence ATGCGCATCGACGGCGCGGTACTGGAGCACTCGGGCGCGGAGGCGCCCTTCGCACGGTCGGAGCCCTTCTTCATCGGCGAGCTCGAATTGGACCCTCCGGGCCCCGGCGAGCTGCTGGTCCGCATCGAGGTCGCCGGCGTCTGCCATTCGGATCTCAGCGTGGTCGACGGCAGCCGACCGCGTCCGCTGCCGATGCTGCTCGGTCACGAGGCCGCGGGGATCGTGGAGCAGATCGGCACTGACGTCACTGACATCTCGGTGGGCACGCGCGTCGTGATGACCTTCCTCCCGCGCTGCGGTGAGTGCGACGGCTGCCGCGCCGACGGGCGCCTTCCCTGCAGCGTGGGATCGGCGGCGAATGCCGCGGGGACGCTCGTCGGCGGGGGCATGAGGCTGCACCGTTCCGAGAAGGAGCCCGTGGTGCATCACCACCTCGGTGTGAGCGCCTTCGCGACGCATGCGGTCGTCAGCCGCACCTCGGTGGTCGCGGTCGACGACGACGTGCCGGCCGAGATCGCGGCGCTGCTCGGCTGCGCCGTGCTGACCGGCGGAGGCGCTGTGCTGAACGCCGGGCGACCGGCGCCGGGGGAGAGGGTCATCGTCGTCGGCCTCGGCGGCGTCGGCATGGCCGCGCTGCTCGTCGGCATCGCCCTCGGGCACGAGGTGATCGGTGTGGATGCCGTTCCCGCCAAGCTCGAGACCGCGCGGCAACTCGGCGCGGCAGTGGCGGTGTCACCAGCCGACGCGGTCGCGGAAGGACTCACGGCCCCCGTGGTGATCGAGGCGGCCGGCGCCGCTCGCGCGTTCGAGACCGCACTCGCACTCACCTCGCCCGGTGGCACGACCGTCACGGTCGGGCTTCCCGCACCCGATGCCCGTGCCAGCATCTCTCCTCTTCAGCTGACCGCTGAAGCTCGCACCATCATCGGGAGCTACCTCGGCTCGGCGGTGCCCGAGCGCGACATCCCCCGATACGTCGATCTGTGGCGCACCGGACGTCTGCCGCTCGAACGGCTCGTCTCGTCGCGCACCACGCTCGACCGGCTGCCGGAGGCCATGGATCGCCTGGCCACGGGCGCCGAGCTCCGCCAGCTGATCATCTTCTGA
- a CDS encoding thioesterase family protein, whose translation MPVFAAYEPFATRWNDNDQYGHINNTVYYLAMDTAVNTWMIREGGLDPRGSSIALCAASSCDFHASASFPDVLSVGIGIERLGTTSVTWSLGIVRADEQIASGRFVHVFVDAATRRPMPVPPRIREAIESGLL comes from the coding sequence ATGCCGGTGTTCGCCGCGTACGAACCGTTCGCCACTCGGTGGAACGACAACGACCAGTACGGTCACATCAACAACACCGTCTACTACCTGGCGATGGACACAGCCGTGAACACCTGGATGATCCGCGAGGGCGGCCTCGACCCCCGGGGCTCGTCGATAGCCCTGTGTGCCGCCTCGTCGTGCGACTTCCACGCATCGGCGTCGTTTCCCGATGTGCTGTCGGTGGGCATCGGCATCGAGCGGCTCGGCACCACGAGTGTGACGTGGAGCCTCGGCATCGTTCGCGCAGACGAGCAGATCGCCAGCGGTCGGTTCGTGCATGTCTTCGTGGATGCTGCGACGCGCAGACCCATGCCGGTGCCGCCGAGGATCCGCGAGGCCATCGAGTCCGGGTTGCTCTGA
- a CDS encoding QsdR family transcriptional regulator — protein sequence MTSTAAASVTIADTGLTAAPSWLSERIGNHPDALRAFEAARETFITGQRIDMGSLAASLGIERTSLFRWVGNRDALLSEVLWSLAVPTLVQAEHATAELSGGERVAGILTHFVDDLNTADYFRGFLRREPARALRLLTTKESPIQRRYVATAEWLVRRELGDEPLGGAIDPAGLAYLLVRMSESFTYADLISGDQPSAARARVAFRLLLRVDG from the coding sequence ATGACCAGCACCGCCGCCGCATCTGTGACGATCGCCGACACCGGCCTCACCGCGGCACCGTCATGGCTCTCCGAGCGGATCGGCAACCACCCCGATGCCCTGCGCGCGTTCGAGGCGGCGCGCGAGACGTTCATCACGGGCCAGCGGATCGACATGGGCAGCCTCGCCGCATCGCTCGGCATCGAGCGCACCTCACTGTTCCGCTGGGTCGGGAATCGCGATGCGCTGCTCAGCGAGGTCCTGTGGTCGCTCGCCGTGCCCACACTGGTGCAGGCCGAGCACGCGACGGCAGAGCTGAGCGGCGGCGAGCGCGTCGCCGGAATCCTCACGCACTTCGTGGACGATCTGAACACGGCCGACTACTTCCGCGGCTTCCTGCGTCGCGAACCCGCGCGGGCCCTGCGCCTGCTCACGACCAAGGAGAGCCCGATCCAGCGCCGCTACGTGGCGACCGCCGAGTGGCTCGTGCGACGCGAACTGGGGGATGAGCCCCTGGGCGGGGCGATCGATCCTGCCGGACTGGCGTATCTGCTGGTGCGGATGTCGGAGTCGTTCACCTACGCCGACCTGATCTCGGGCGACCAGCCCAGCGCCGCACGCGCCCGGGTCGCCTTCCGCCTGCTGCTGCGCGTCGACGGCTGA
- a CDS encoding acyl-CoA dehydrogenase family protein — translation MMTTILPSRPLTEGTPAPLLAADFYEFQSRLTDTEQRALAGIREFLDTEVRPFADDHWERAESPRHLVPRIAELGLYGNAFPETWQFENSAVFRGWVAMEISRADPSTATFIGVHSGLAMSAIWVGGSDEQKAEWLPTLAAGELVAAFGLTEPGHGSDTAKGLETTAERRGDEWVLNGVKRWIGNGAFADLVVIWARDVADDQVKGFLVRTPAVGFTGTKIERKQSLRAVENADITLDDVVVPESDRLQRIDGFRDLAVVLRLTRADVAWQALGVAVGAYEAALEYAKTRVQFGKPIASFQLVQQKLADSLADITASLGMCMRVSQLQDEGEQRDHHSAMAKAFVTRRMREVVARSREICGGNGIQLDHGVARYFADAEAVYTFEGTYDMNSLIVGRAITGIPAFV, via the coding sequence ATGATGACGACCATCCTCCCCAGCCGCCCCCTCACCGAGGGCACGCCCGCGCCCCTGCTGGCCGCTGACTTCTACGAGTTCCAGAGCCGCCTCACCGATACCGAGCAGCGCGCCCTGGCCGGCATCCGCGAGTTCCTCGACACCGAGGTGCGCCCGTTCGCCGACGACCACTGGGAGCGTGCCGAGAGCCCGCGCCATCTCGTTCCGCGCATCGCCGAACTCGGGCTCTACGGCAACGCGTTCCCCGAGACGTGGCAGTTCGAGAACAGCGCGGTGTTCCGCGGGTGGGTGGCGATGGAGATCTCGCGAGCCGACCCGTCGACCGCCACGTTCATCGGAGTGCACAGCGGCCTGGCGATGAGTGCGATCTGGGTGGGCGGCTCCGACGAGCAGAAGGCCGAATGGCTGCCCACGCTCGCCGCAGGCGAGCTCGTGGCCGCGTTCGGCCTCACCGAACCGGGCCACGGCTCCGACACCGCCAAGGGCCTCGAGACCACGGCCGAGCGTCGAGGCGACGAGTGGGTGCTCAACGGTGTGAAGCGATGGATCGGCAATGGCGCGTTCGCCGACCTCGTGGTGATCTGGGCTCGCGATGTCGCAGACGACCAGGTCAAGGGCTTCCTCGTCCGCACTCCCGCGGTCGGATTCACCGGCACGAAGATCGAGCGCAAGCAGTCGCTCCGCGCGGTCGAGAACGCCGACATCACCCTCGACGACGTCGTCGTGCCCGAGAGCGACAGGTTGCAGCGCATCGACGGATTCCGCGACCTCGCCGTGGTGCTGCGCCTGACGAGGGCGGATGTCGCGTGGCAGGCGCTCGGAGTCGCGGTCGGCGCATACGAAGCGGCGCTCGAGTACGCCAAGACGCGGGTGCAGTTCGGCAAGCCGATCGCGTCGTTCCAGCTCGTGCAGCAGAAGCTCGCCGACTCGCTGGCCGACATCACGGCCTCCCTGGGCATGTGCATGCGCGTCTCGCAGCTGCAGGACGAGGGCGAGCAGCGCGACCATCATTCCGCGATGGCCAAGGCATTCGTCACCAGGCGCATGCGAGAGGTCGTGGCGCGCAGCCGGGAGATCTGCGGGGGCAACGGCATCCAGCTCGACCACGGGGTGGCCCGGTACTTCGCGGATGCCGAGGCGGTCTACACGTTCGAGGGGACGTACGACATGAACTCCCTGATCGTGGGCCGCGCCATCACCGGCATCCCCGCTTTCGTGTGA
- a CDS encoding peptidylprolyl isomerase has protein sequence MAHASHVATLHTNHGDIVINLFGDHAPKTVKNFVGLADGTQEWTHPATGKPGEGALYKDVIFHRIIPNFMIQGGDPLGQGVGGPGYNFDDEINMELNFNEPYILAMANAGLRRNAITGKPEGTNGSQFFITTDPTPWLQGKHTIFGEVADDASKAVVDKIAAVPTAAGDRPIEPVVLQSIDIVAA, from the coding sequence ATGGCTCACGCTTCTCATGTCGCAACCCTGCACACCAACCACGGTGACATCGTCATCAACCTCTTCGGCGACCACGCCCCGAAGACGGTCAAGAACTTCGTCGGCCTCGCCGACGGCACCCAGGAGTGGACGCACCCCGCCACCGGCAAGCCGGGCGAGGGCGCTCTCTACAAGGACGTCATCTTCCACCGCATCATCCCCAACTTCATGATCCAGGGCGGCGACCCGCTCGGACAGGGCGTCGGCGGCCCCGGATACAACTTCGACGACGAGATCAACATGGAGCTCAACTTCAACGAGCCCTACATCCTCGCCATGGCCAACGCGGGCCTTCGTCGCAATGCCATCACGGGCAAGCCCGAGGGCACCAACGGATCGCAGTTCTTCATCACGACCGACCCGACGCCGTGGCTGCAGGGCAAGCACACGATCTTCGGCGAGGTCGCCGACGACGCCTCGAAGGCTGTCGTCGACAAGATCGCCGCCGTGCCGACCGCTGCGGGCGATCGCCCCATCGAGCCGGTCGTGCTGCAGTCGATCGACATCGTCGCGGCCTGA
- a CDS encoding DNA helicase gives MSISRKRKKELRRLQADANQLWENQQVLVGHAADVAREAGRQLGHFGREQVGPVVQDTYNRRVQPVVDRGVRFGHHVVDDKVVPIVGGVVGTALTAWDVANAKREGVVKKVKKATKPEPKGPGIGSVVALILGIAAAAGVLYAAWQALRADDELWVADDPLSAPDA, from the coding sequence GTGAGCATCAGCCGCAAGCGGAAGAAGGAACTGCGTCGTCTTCAGGCCGACGCCAACCAGCTCTGGGAGAACCAGCAGGTACTCGTCGGCCACGCCGCCGATGTCGCACGTGAGGCCGGACGCCAGCTCGGCCACTTCGGCCGCGAGCAGGTCGGTCCCGTCGTGCAGGACACCTACAACCGCCGCGTGCAGCCGGTCGTGGACCGTGGCGTCCGCTTCGGCCACCACGTGGTCGACGACAAGGTCGTTCCCATCGTCGGCGGCGTCGTCGGAACCGCGCTCACCGCGTGGGACGTGGCGAACGCCAAGCGCGAGGGCGTCGTGAAGAAGGTCAAGAAGGCCACGAAGCCCGAGCCCAAGGGTCCTGGCATCGGCTCGGTCGTCGCATTGATCCTCGGAATCGCCGCAGCCGCCGGCGTGCTGTACGCGGCATGGCAGGCACTGCGCGCCGACGACGAGCTCTGGGTCGCCGACGACCCGCTCTCCGCTCCCGACGCGTGA